A window of Elusimicrobiota bacterium contains these coding sequences:
- a CDS encoding phosphoribosylformylglycinamidine cyclo-ligase, with the protein MAKTSWTYKKAGVDIDAGDALVDRIRKKLPAIGDFAGLFPLPKGLKKPYLVGCTDGVGTKLKIAQDLDVHDTIGIDLVAMNVNDLICCGARPLFFLDYFAAGKLEVDVAEKVIGGMIDGCRQAGCALIGGETAEMPGMYPPGEYDLAGFAVGVVDDRDRVRNEKIRPGDVLLGLPSSGVHSNGYSLVRVLFRGADLKKWGKALLAPTTIYVKPVLAALRKYPGAIKGLAHITGGGLLENVPRFLPKNADAVFHVATWPLPPVFAEIRRRGNVADEEMFRTFNMGLGMVLAVAPEKADAVRKALAPCFEVGRVEAGRRRVRLA; encoded by the coding sequence ATGGCAAAAACTTCCTGGACCTATAAGAAAGCGGGCGTGGACATCGACGCGGGCGACGCGCTGGTGGACCGCATCCGCAAAAAACTTCCGGCCATCGGCGATTTCGCCGGCCTGTTCCCCCTGCCCAAGGGGCTGAAGAAACCCTACCTCGTGGGTTGCACCGACGGCGTGGGAACCAAGCTCAAGATCGCCCAGGACCTGGACGTGCACGACACCATCGGCATCGACCTGGTGGCCATGAACGTCAACGACCTGATTTGTTGCGGCGCCCGGCCGTTGTTTTTCCTGGACTATTTTGCCGCCGGGAAGCTGGAAGTCGACGTCGCCGAAAAAGTGATCGGCGGCATGATTGACGGCTGCCGCCAGGCCGGCTGCGCCTTGATCGGCGGGGAAACCGCCGAAATGCCCGGCATGTACCCGCCCGGCGAATACGACTTGGCGGGGTTCGCCGTGGGCGTCGTGGACGACCGCGATCGCGTGCGCAACGAGAAGATCCGGCCCGGGGACGTCCTCTTGGGCCTCCCCTCCTCCGGCGTCCACTCCAACGGGTACTCCCTGGTGCGGGTTCTGTTCCGGGGAGCGGACCTGAAAAAATGGGGGAAAGCCCTCCTGGCCCCCACCACGATCTACGTGAAACCGGTCCTGGCGGCCCTTCGGAAGTACCCGGGCGCCATCAAAGGCCTCGCCCACATCACCGGCGGCGGGCTCTTGGAAAACGTGCCGCGCTTTTTGCCCAAGAATGCCGACGCGGTGTTCCACGTGGCCACCTGGCCCCTGCCCCCGGTGTTCGCGGAAATTCGCCGCCGGGGCAACGTGGCCGACGAAGAAATGTTCCGCACCTTCAACATGGGCTTGGGCATGGTCTTGGCCGTGGCGCCGGAAAAAGCCGACGCTGTACGCAAAGCCCTGGCGCCCTGTTTTGAAGTGGGCCGCGTGGAAGCGGGCCGTCGCCGGGTCCGTCTGGCTTGA
- the purN gene encoding phosphoribosylglycinamide formyltransferase translates to MGLGVLVSGGGSNFEALAVAAREGRIPGGEFRLLISNKPAVGALDRARRLGIEALVLEPREFPDRAAFYERVAAEFERRGVQLVCLAGFLLKVEPNFIAKFRGRILNIHPALLPHYGGAGMYGHHVHEAVIKAGERESGCTVHIVDEEFDHGPIRMQSRVSVLPVDTPDSLAARVLAQEHKLYPEAVRREVEYLRKGLS, encoded by the coding sequence ATCGGCCTCGGCGTCCTCGTCTCCGGCGGGGGGTCCAATTTCGAAGCCTTGGCCGTGGCGGCCCGGGAGGGGCGCATCCCCGGGGGGGAATTTCGCCTGCTGATTTCGAACAAACCGGCCGTGGGCGCCCTCGACCGGGCCCGGCGGTTGGGCATCGAGGCGCTGGTCCTGGAGCCCCGGGAATTCCCCGACCGCGCGGCGTTTTACGAACGGGTGGCCGCGGAGTTCGAGCGGCGCGGGGTTCAACTGGTGTGCCTGGCCGGTTTCCTGCTCAAGGTCGAACCCAATTTCATCGCTAAATTTCGCGGCCGGATTTTGAACATCCACCCGGCCCTGTTGCCCCACTACGGCGGCGCGGGCATGTACGGCCATCACGTGCACGAAGCGGTGATCAAAGCCGGCGAACGGGAATCGGGTTGCACGGTGCACATCGTGGACGAGGAATTCGACCACGGGCCCATCCGGATGCAGTCCCGGGTGTCCGTTTTGCCCGTGGACACGCCGGACTCCCTGGCGGCCCGGGTGCTGGCCCAGGAACACAAGCTCTACCCGGAGGCGGTGCGCCGCGAGGTGGAGTATTTGCGAAAGGGACTCTCATGA
- a CDS encoding YtxH domain-containing protein, with the protein MSEQNNTGGSLWAFLVGAGLGVAAGLLLAPRSGRESRKRLGRWIEDMEDEGKDLLKEGRDLWERGKNVAQEKTDKIKRTLESVSAEFEDDRS; encoded by the coding sequence ATGAGCGAACAAAACAACACCGGGGGTTCCCTTTGGGCTTTTTTGGTCGGCGCGGGCTTGGGCGTGGCCGCCGGCCTTTTGCTGGCCCCGCGGTCCGGCCGTGAAAGCCGCAAACGCCTCGGCCGCTGGATCGAGGACATGGAAGACGAGGGCAAGGATTTGCTGAAGGAAGGCCGGGACCTCTGGGAACGCGGCAAGAACGTCGCCCAGGAAAAGACCGATAAGATCAAACGCACCCTGGAATCGGTGTCCGCCGAATTCGAGGACGACCGGTCCTGA
- a CDS encoding adenylosuccinate lyase translates to MIPRYTRPDMAALWTEEFRWNTILQIEIAAAEAYAKTPDDRKALRALRAKARVHVPRILEIERTTKHDVIAFLTQIEEAAGPAAKVLHRGLTSSDVLDTALALQMVRAADLLTGGLNRLRKAVKKLALAHARTPIMGRSHGIHGEPITFGFKVAGWYTELSRGAERLARARAEIAFGKISGAMGNFAHLDPSVEAAVCRKLGLRPEPASTQVIPRDRHALFVQTLALIGAGIERIATEIRHLQRTEVLEVEEPFSKGQKGSSAMPHKRNPVASENVCGLARLLRSYSLAALEDVALWHERDISHSSVERVILPDATILLDYMFHRMAAVIEGLQVYPDRMKANLAKTADITCSQRLVVALTKKGLKKQEAYEIVQGHALEAWTRGTPFRPAVSADPRVGGRLSPAEIAGAFDLAPFYRNIGAVLRRSLQG, encoded by the coding sequence ATGATACCCCGCTACACGCGCCCCGACATGGCGGCCCTCTGGACCGAGGAGTTCCGCTGGAACACCATCCTTCAAATTGAAATCGCCGCGGCGGAAGCCTACGCGAAAACCCCCGACGACCGGAAAGCCCTTCGGGCGCTCCGCGCCAAGGCCCGGGTCCATGTTCCCCGAATCCTCGAAATCGAGCGAACCACCAAGCACGACGTCATCGCCTTTTTGACCCAGATCGAGGAAGCGGCCGGTCCGGCCGCCAAGGTTCTGCACCGGGGTCTGACGTCCTCCGACGTGCTGGACACGGCCCTGGCCCTGCAGATGGTCCGCGCGGCGGATCTTTTGACCGGCGGGTTGAACCGCCTGCGAAAAGCCGTTAAGAAACTCGCCCTCGCCCACGCCCGCACCCCGATCATGGGCCGAAGCCACGGGATCCACGGGGAGCCGATCACCTTTGGCTTCAAAGTCGCCGGGTGGTACACGGAACTGTCCCGAGGCGCCGAACGCCTGGCCCGGGCCCGGGCCGAGATCGCCTTCGGGAAAATTTCCGGCGCCATGGGCAACTTCGCCCACCTGGATCCCTCTGTGGAAGCGGCGGTGTGTCGGAAACTGGGGCTTCGCCCCGAACCCGCCTCCACCCAAGTCATCCCCCGGGACCGCCACGCCCTGTTCGTTCAAACCCTCGCCTTGATCGGCGCGGGGATCGAACGGATCGCCACCGAGATCCGACACCTGCAGCGAACCGAAGTGTTGGAAGTGGAAGAGCCGTTTTCCAAGGGCCAAAAAGGCTCCAGCGCCATGCCCCACAAGCGGAACCCCGTGGCTTCCGAAAACGTCTGTGGCCTGGCGCGACTTTTGCGCTCCTACAGCCTGGCGGCGTTGGAAGACGTCGCCCTGTGGCACGAACGCGACATCTCCCATTCGTCGGTGGAACGGGTGATCCTGCCCGACGCGACGATCCTCCTGGATTACATGTTTCACCGGATGGCCGCGGTGATCGAAGGCCTCCAGGTCTACCCGGACCGTATGAAGGCCAATCTGGCCAAAACCGCCGACATCACCTGTTCCCAGCGACTAGTCGTCGCCCTGACGAAAAAGGGCCTCAAAAAACAGGAAGCCTACGAAATCGTTCAAGGCCACGCTCTGGAGGCTTGGACCCGGGGGACGCCCTTTCGGCCCGCGGTGTCCGCCGACCCGCGGGTGGGCGGCCGCCTCTCCCCGGCCGAAATCGCGGGGGCCTTTGATCTCGCGCCCTTCTACCGAAACATCGGCGCGGTCCTGCGCCGCTCCCTCCAAGGGTGA
- a CDS encoding ABC transporter ATP-binding protein yields MPRGGGRYSPHFSRFRLWPVKLVSPGDLPIDVLRIESLHKSYGEKKAVDGVSFSVAEGEILGLLGPNGAGKTTLINMALGVLEPDAGVVRVEGEDLARHRSWALSRMNFAAVYAPLPGNLTVLQNLRVFAMLYGIPRPRERIDALLDRFDLKKFRDAKCGALSSGEQTRVSLAKALLNSPRLLLLDEPTASLDPATARDLRTVIKSIVREDRAGILWTSHNMREVVEVCDRVLFLSGGRVLLEGDPKTLPAQHGKENLEELFIAVAQTPLALEEGNA; encoded by the coding sequence ATGCCGCGTGGGGGCGGCCGTTATTCACCCCATTTCTCTCGTTTCCGGCTCTGGCCGGTGAAGCTCGTGTCGCCCGGAGACCTCCCCATCGACGTTCTTCGCATCGAATCCCTTCATAAAAGCTACGGCGAGAAGAAGGCCGTGGACGGGGTTTCCTTTTCCGTGGCGGAGGGGGAAATCCTGGGCCTTTTGGGCCCCAACGGCGCCGGGAAGACCACCTTGATCAACATGGCCCTGGGCGTCCTGGAGCCGGACGCGGGCGTCGTACGGGTGGAGGGCGAGGATTTGGCCCGGCACCGAAGCTGGGCTCTTTCCCGCATGAACTTCGCCGCCGTTTACGCGCCGCTCCCCGGTAATTTGACCGTGCTTCAAAATCTTCGGGTGTTCGCCATGCTTTACGGGATTCCCCGGCCCCGGGAACGCATCGACGCTTTGTTGGATCGATTTGATTTGAAAAAATTCCGGGACGCTAAGTGCGGGGCGCTTTCCTCCGGGGAACAGACCCGCGTGTCCCTGGCCAAGGCTCTGCTGAACAGCCCCCGGCTCCTTCTGTTGGACGAGCCCACGGCGTCCCTGGACCCGGCCACGGCCCGGGACCTTCGAACGGTGATCAAATCCATCGTCCGGGAGGACCGGGCGGGCATTCTTTGGACTTCCCACAATATGCGCGAAGTCGTCGAAGTCTGCGACCGGGTTCTCTTTCTCTCCGGGGGGCGCGTGCTGTTGGAGGGCGATCCCAAAACCCTGCCCGCCCAGCACGGCAAAGAAAACCTCGAGGAACTTTTCATCGCCGTGGCCCAGACGCCGTTGGCCCTCGAAGAGGGGAACGCTTAA
- a CDS encoding cyclic nucleotide-binding domain-containing protein, producing the protein MASAVPPRPAAWPFRWVGRVGRTIAPLFGDADFRTTLRFFRGIFLFKNLARNDLARLVRKMMQKTYAPGDVVFMEGDLGRAFFVVAEGKVEVTRRNPTTGQEETVAQFGPGDFFGEMVLLDELPRSATCRVLDHTRLYVMYKDHFDILLRDSPRAAAPILHALARLLSARLRRERRAFDTPNGEGPA; encoded by the coding sequence GTGGCCTCCGCCGTGCCGCCCCGTCCGGCCGCCTGGCCCTTTCGGTGGGTGGGACGGGTGGGCCGGACGATCGCGCCGTTATTCGGCGACGCCGATTTCCGCACCACCCTTCGATTTTTCCGCGGCATCTTCCTTTTTAAGAACCTCGCTCGCAACGACCTCGCCCGCCTCGTGCGTAAAATGATGCAGAAAACCTACGCCCCCGGAGACGTCGTGTTTATGGAAGGGGACCTGGGCCGCGCCTTCTTCGTCGTGGCCGAGGGCAAAGTCGAAGTCACCCGGCGAAACCCCACCACCGGCCAGGAAGAAACCGTCGCCCAGTTTGGCCCGGGGGATTTCTTCGGCGAGATGGTGTTGTTGGACGAACTGCCCCGCTCCGCGACGTGCCGGGTGCTCGATCACACGCGTCTTTACGTCATGTACAAAGACCACTTCGACATCTTGTTGCGAGATTCCCCCCGGGCCGCCGCTCCGATTCTGCACGCTTTGGCGCGTCTCCTGAGCGCCCGCCTTCGCCGGGAACGCCGGGCCTTCGACACCCCCAACGGCGAAGGTCCCGCCTAG
- a CDS encoding ferric reductase-like transmembrane domain-containing protein encodes MRGILWFGFYLFLIVLPLILGVRGDPAAEARPATLEAAVAAGYVGLALMAFEFALISRVRSVAGAFGQDALEKFHKEIGIVALLFVLAHPALLFFNGFSAGSLLNPFSGETPGVLRWGMASFYAALAIVVLALGRKRLRIPYEWWQWSHALLALAAVAGGLFHIFGIGNYTGSTAMKSLWAIYAVVLVGLTVRYRVVRPLVRWRRPWEIVENISERGDARTLVLRPVGHPGFRFDPGQFAWVLTGATPFGWEQHPISISSSAEGPEGSPISFSVKALGDWSGGRVPALATGRRLWLDGPYGVFSIDRQQGPGYVMIGGGVGITPLYSMCLTMADREDVRPVTLFYGSRRWEDVTFREGWDALSRRMNLKIVHVLEEAPAGWTGETGFITAAILQKHLPKAFRRCPFFVCGPPPLMDAMEDVLPGLGVDEDHIHTERFDMV; translated from the coding sequence GTGCGCGGCATCCTGTGGTTCGGGTTTTATCTCTTTTTGATCGTGCTTCCGCTGATCCTCGGCGTTCGGGGCGATCCCGCGGCGGAGGCGCGCCCCGCCACGCTCGAGGCCGCCGTGGCGGCGGGGTACGTGGGGCTGGCCCTCATGGCGTTCGAGTTCGCCTTGATCTCCCGGGTCCGGTCCGTGGCCGGGGCCTTCGGGCAGGACGCCCTTGAGAAATTTCACAAAGAGATCGGCATCGTCGCCCTCCTTTTTGTGCTGGCGCACCCCGCCCTTCTTTTTTTCAACGGTTTTTCCGCCGGATCCCTCCTGAATCCCTTTTCGGGGGAAACCCCCGGCGTTCTCCGGTGGGGCATGGCGTCCTTTTACGCCGCCTTGGCCATCGTCGTCCTGGCCCTGGGCCGCAAACGCCTGCGCATTCCCTACGAATGGTGGCAATGGAGCCACGCCCTGCTGGCCCTGGCCGCCGTGGCGGGGGGGCTGTTCCACATCTTCGGTATTGGCAATTACACCGGGTCGACGGCCATGAAAAGTCTCTGGGCGATCTACGCCGTCGTCCTGGTGGGGCTCACGGTGCGCTACCGGGTGGTCCGGCCGCTGGTGCGTTGGCGGCGGCCCTGGGAGATCGTGGAAAACATTTCGGAGCGGGGCGACGCCCGGACGCTCGTTCTCCGGCCCGTCGGGCACCCGGGTTTTCGTTTTGACCCCGGCCAATTCGCCTGGGTTCTGACCGGGGCCACGCCCTTCGGCTGGGAGCAGCATCCCATTTCCATTTCCTCCTCGGCCGAAGGACCCGAAGGGTCGCCGATTTCCTTTTCCGTCAAAGCCCTGGGCGACTGGTCCGGCGGGCGCGTGCCCGCTCTCGCGACCGGACGCCGTCTGTGGCTGGACGGGCCCTACGGGGTTTTTTCCATCGATCGACAGCAGGGGCCGGGGTATGTGATGATCGGGGGCGGCGTGGGCATCACGCCCCTTTATTCCATGTGCTTGACCATGGCGGACCGGGAGGACGTGCGCCCGGTCACGCTGTTCTACGGCAGCCGTCGGTGGGAGGACGTGACCTTCCGGGAAGGGTGGGACGCGTTGTCCCGGCGAATGAATTTGAAAATCGTCCATGTCTTGGAGGAGGCTCCCGCGGGTTGGACCGGCGAAACGGGGTTCATTACGGCGGCGATTCTTCAAAAACATTTGCCGAAGGCTTTTCGGCGCTGCCCGTTTTTTGTCTGCGGTCCGCCGCCCCTCATGGACGCCATGGAAGACGTTTTGCCCGGCCTGGGGGTCGATGAGGACCACATCCACACCGAACGTTTCGACATGGTGTGA
- a CDS encoding alpha amylase C-terminal domain-containing protein: protein MPGTGPSARSIGGRVATVEDAPKIRPGLGALPHARGVSFRLWAPHATKVFIIGSFNRWNETVSPLALEKDGFWSTDLPDAEVGDEYRYLIHSPAEWNLPPLSRIDPHARKVTSSAGNAVVYDPAAFDWGDDAFKMAPGNELIIYEMHIGTFHVKEKGRPGTFASAMEKLPYLKGLGINAVEIMPIAEFEGDFSWGYNPAHPFAVESVYGGPDGFKQFVKAAHVHGIAVLVDVVYNHLGPTDLALWRFDGWSENGKGGVYFYNDHRSQTPWGDTRPDYGRGEVRQYLRDNALMWFEECRVDGLRWDMILYIKSIDGSEDDPAKEIPEGWSLMQWINVEIQRRFPGKISIGESMRNNPWVTKDVGAGGAGFNAQWDAAFVHPVREAVIARDDASRDAGAVARAIEHRYDEDAFRRIIFTESHDEIANGRARVPEEIWPGKVDSWFSKKRSTLGAALVLTSPGIPMLFQGQELLEDRWFQDKDPILWSRAEDEHGILGMYRDMIGLRRNSKGTARGLCGQNLHLFHFDGAAKVIAFHRWDKAGPKDSVVVAVNLTNQFQDHYRVGFPRAGRWATRFNSDSYAYDPHFANHLTPDVEAGDGALDGLPFSGLVNVGPYTVVVFSQDK, encoded by the coding sequence ATGCCCGGGACGGGACCGTCGGCTCGATCGATAGGGGGAAGAGTGGCCACTGTTGAAGACGCTCCGAAAATTCGGCCCGGTCTCGGGGCCCTCCCCCACGCCCGGGGGGTTTCCTTTCGCCTGTGGGCGCCCCACGCCACGAAGGTTTTTATAATCGGAAGCTTCAACCGTTGGAACGAGACCGTTTCGCCGCTCGCGCTGGAAAAAGACGGTTTCTGGTCAACGGATCTGCCCGACGCCGAGGTCGGCGATGAATACCGCTATTTGATTCATTCGCCCGCCGAATGGAATTTGCCACCCCTCTCCCGCATCGACCCCCACGCCCGAAAAGTGACCAGTTCCGCCGGCAACGCCGTGGTCTACGACCCCGCCGCCTTCGATTGGGGCGACGACGCTTTCAAAATGGCTCCGGGAAACGAGCTGATCATCTACGAAATGCACATCGGCACCTTCCACGTCAAAGAAAAGGGCCGCCCGGGGACGTTCGCGAGCGCCATGGAGAAATTGCCCTACTTGAAGGGGTTGGGGATCAACGCCGTGGAAATCATGCCGATCGCGGAATTCGAGGGCGACTTTTCCTGGGGCTACAACCCCGCGCACCCCTTCGCCGTGGAGAGCGTGTACGGCGGGCCGGACGGTTTCAAACAATTTGTCAAAGCGGCCCATGTCCACGGCATCGCCGTTCTGGTGGACGTCGTGTACAACCACCTGGGACCGACGGACTTGGCCCTCTGGCGGTTCGACGGGTGGAGCGAGAACGGCAAGGGCGGCGTCTACTTTTACAACGACCACCGGTCGCAAACCCCCTGGGGCGACACGCGCCCGGATTACGGCCGGGGCGAAGTGCGACAATACCTCCGCGACAACGCGCTGATGTGGTTCGAGGAATGCCGCGTGGACGGCCTCCGGTGGGACATGATCCTCTACATCAAGTCCATCGACGGGAGCGAGGACGATCCCGCCAAGGAAATCCCCGAAGGGTGGAGTCTGATGCAATGGATCAACGTGGAAATTCAGCGGCGCTTCCCCGGAAAAATCAGCATCGGCGAAAGCATGCGGAACAACCCCTGGGTCACCAAAGACGTGGGGGCGGGCGGGGCCGGTTTCAACGCCCAATGGGACGCGGCCTTCGTCCATCCCGTGCGGGAGGCGGTGATCGCCCGGGACGACGCTTCCCGAGACGCGGGCGCCGTGGCCCGGGCGATCGAGCATCGCTACGACGAGGACGCCTTCCGCCGGATCATTTTCACCGAATCCCACGACGAGATCGCCAACGGCCGGGCCCGCGTCCCGGAAGAGATTTGGCCCGGGAAAGTGGACAGCTGGTTCTCCAAGAAACGATCCACCCTGGGCGCCGCCCTCGTTTTGACGTCCCCGGGCATCCCCATGCTCTTTCAGGGGCAGGAACTATTGGAGGATCGATGGTTCCAGGACAAGGACCCCATCCTTTGGTCCCGGGCCGAGGACGAACACGGGATTTTGGGCATGTATCGGGACATGATCGGCTTGCGGCGAAATTCGAAGGGAACCGCCCGGGGCTTGTGCGGCCAAAATCTTCACCTCTTTCATTTCGACGGGGCGGCGAAAGTGATCGCCTTTCACCGGTGGGACAAGGCCGGCCCCAAGGACAGCGTCGTGGTGGCGGTGAACCTGACGAATCAATTTCAAGACCATTACCGCGTGGGGTTCCCCCGGGCGGGGCGGTGGGCGACGCGGTTCAACAGCGACTCCTACGCCTACGACCCCCATTTTGCCAACCATTTGACCCCGGACGTGGAGGCCGGCGACGGCGCCCTCGACGGACTGCCTTTTTCGGGTCTCGTCAACGTGGGGCCCTACACGGTGGTCGTTTTTTCCCAGGACAAGTAG
- a CDS encoding AI-2E family transporter has translation MADPLPTRTRLSLSWGMVVLVLGILVWFLHSVRFILPPFVMAAILAYLLNPVVSFFEIRGLRRDTVVLILFALLVAAAVGLAYGGLVAIWQDLPDLRSQWPAYMRQADSAVVKLQNDLSEYVWVLKERRLLEKGVNAAMAWVEQSLWHSPTIFASALTLSVNVLLTPFIAFFFLRGGAKLAQGVLDICPGRWVERFLSLFNKFDEVLGNYTRGVIFEAFLVGLFSVAGLYAIGLDYAALIGIATGIGNMIPYLGPLLGGTVGLVVALFQFGTLPALAKVLIIFTVVHYIDSYVLQPLIMKRSVNLTPVTVVFALLCGGHLAGLWGLVFAVPVASLIKEASRIFFDWYRAERGYLAPAKDIALAAARPWVV, from the coding sequence GTGGCCGATCCCCTTCCGACCCGAACCCGTCTTTCCCTTTCCTGGGGCATGGTGGTGTTGGTCCTTGGGATCCTGGTATGGTTCCTCCATTCCGTCCGTTTCATCCTCCCGCCTTTCGTGATGGCGGCCATATTGGCTTATCTGCTCAACCCGGTCGTGTCCTTTTTTGAAATTCGGGGGCTCCGCCGGGACACGGTGGTTTTGATCCTGTTCGCCCTGCTGGTGGCCGCCGCCGTCGGGTTGGCCTACGGGGGCCTGGTGGCCATTTGGCAGGACTTGCCGGACCTCCGGTCCCAATGGCCCGCCTACATGCGCCAGGCCGATTCGGCCGTCGTGAAATTGCAAAACGATCTTTCCGAATACGTGTGGGTATTGAAGGAACGCCGACTTTTGGAAAAAGGCGTCAACGCCGCCATGGCCTGGGTGGAGCAGAGCCTTTGGCATTCCCCGACGATCTTCGCCTCGGCCTTGACCCTTTCGGTCAACGTGCTTCTCACTCCTTTCATCGCTTTTTTCTTTTTGCGCGGCGGGGCCAAGCTGGCCCAGGGGGTGTTGGACATCTGCCCCGGTCGCTGGGTCGAACGGTTTCTGAGCTTGTTCAATAAATTCGACGAAGTCCTGGGCAACTACACCCGGGGCGTCATTTTCGAGGCGTTTCTGGTGGGTCTGTTTTCGGTCGCGGGACTCTACGCCATCGGCTTGGACTACGCCGCCTTGATCGGCATCGCGACGGGGATCGGCAACATGATCCCGTATTTGGGGCCTCTCCTCGGCGGGACCGTGGGCCTGGTGGTGGCCCTTTTTCAGTTCGGTACCTTGCCGGCCCTGGCCAAGGTGCTGATCATTTTTACCGTGGTCCATTACATCGACAGCTACGTCCTCCAGCCGCTCATCATGAAACGGAGCGTCAACCTGACGCCCGTGACCGTGGTTTTCGCGCTCCTGTGCGGCGGGCACCTGGCCGGGCTCTGGGGGTTGGTCTTCGCCGTTCCCGTGGCGTCCCTGATCAAGGAGGCGAGCCGGATCTTTTTCGATTGGTACAGAGCCGAACGCGGCTACCTGGCCCCCGCCAAAGACATCGCCCTCGCCGCCGCCCGCCCCTGGGTGGTCTGA
- the pyrE gene encoding orotate phosphoribosyltransferase, with the protein MNRPELAKTIYNACNIKGTFRLRSGQISSEYFDKYLLESRPEILKAVAEEMSALVPAETRILAGLEMGGIPVATAISFRTGLPVIFVRKKAKDYGTCKLAEGIDFKGQRVTVVEDVVTTGGAIIDGVKALRDQGAIVRDVLCVIDRESGGAAKLAEIGLALRPLYRASELRTAAGVPAAS; encoded by the coding sequence ATGAACCGACCGGAATTGGCCAAAACCATTTACAACGCCTGCAACATCAAGGGCACTTTCCGCCTTCGAAGCGGGCAAATCAGTTCGGAGTATTTCGACAAGTACCTGCTCGAATCCCGCCCGGAAATTCTGAAGGCCGTGGCCGAGGAAATGTCCGCCCTGGTCCCGGCCGAAACGCGGATTTTGGCGGGGTTGGAAATGGGGGGAATCCCGGTGGCGACGGCGATCTCCTTTCGCACCGGGTTGCCGGTCATTTTCGTCCGGAAAAAGGCCAAGGACTACGGCACCTGCAAATTGGCCGAAGGCATCGATTTTAAAGGCCAGCGCGTCACGGTGGTGGAGGACGTGGTCACCACCGGCGGCGCCATTATCGACGGGGTGAAGGCCCTTCGGGACCAAGGCGCGATCGTTCGCGACGTTCTGTGCGTGATCGACCGGGAGTCCGGCGGGGCCGCGAAACTGGCCGAGATCGGCCTGGCCCTGCGACCCCTTTACCGGGCTTCGGAATTAAGGACCGCGGCCGGCGTGCCGGCCGCGAGTTAG
- a CDS encoding ABC transporter permease yields the protein MRFHRVAAVGLRYVYLIRGSVSRVFPLFSWVAIDMVLWGFLTRYLNTLSTVNFVPMLLGAVLLWDFFIRVMQGVTLVFFEDVWTRNFLNVFSTPITVGEYVAGLVLSSVVSSAIGLAVMLALAVPVFGFSFAAYGALALPYVMVLFLFGIAVGVLCCALVLRLGPAAEWFIWPIPAFISPFVGVFYPVSTLPGWMRWVGRLLPPSYVFENLRSLVLGRGPGPGGLALAGGLAVAHLVLAAWVFKKVFRGAVRSGLIARYSAESVT from the coding sequence ATGCGCTTCCACCGCGTGGCCGCCGTGGGCCTCCGCTATGTTTATCTCATTCGCGGCAGCGTGTCCCGGGTCTTCCCCCTGTTCTCCTGGGTGGCCATCGACATGGTCCTCTGGGGGTTTTTGACCCGGTATCTGAACACGCTTTCGACGGTGAATTTCGTCCCGATGCTTCTGGGCGCCGTGCTTCTTTGGGATTTTTTCATCCGAGTCATGCAGGGCGTCACCCTGGTCTTTTTTGAGGACGTCTGGACCCGGAACTTCCTCAACGTCTTTTCCACTCCCATCACCGTGGGGGAATACGTGGCCGGGTTGGTGCTCTCCAGCGTGGTGTCCAGCGCCATCGGCCTGGCCGTCATGCTGGCCCTGGCCGTGCCGGTCTTCGGTTTTTCCTTCGCGGCCTACGGCGCCCTGGCCTTGCCCTACGTGATGGTCCTTTTTCTCTTCGGCATCGCCGTCGGCGTTCTCTGTTGCGCCCTGGTGTTGCGCCTGGGGCCCGCGGCGGAATGGTTCATCTGGCCCATCCCGGCCTTCATTTCGCCGTTCGTCGGCGTCTTCTACCCCGTGTCCACCCTCCCGGGGTGGATGCGATGGGTCGGGCGCCTCCTGCCGCCCTCCTACGTCTTTGAAAACCTTCGGTCGCTGGTTCTGGGGCGCGGGCCCGGACCCGGGGGCTTGGCCCTGGCCGGGGGACTCGCCGTTGCCCATCTCGTTTTGGCCGCCTGGGTGTTTAAGAAGGTGTTTCGCGGCGCCGTGCGCAGCGGCTTGATCGCGCGTTACAGCGCCGAAAGCGTCACGTAG